In Rhodococcus pseudokoreensis, the DNA window GCCGGGGAAAGTGATGACTCCGACGCGGGCGCTCATGCTTCGACGCGCCTCACGGTCCAGTCCTCGATCACCGTGTTGGCCAGCAGGGCCTCGGCGATCTTCTCGAGCTGAGCGTCGTCGACACTGCCGTCGACCTCCAGCTCGAAGCGCTTGCCCTGACGGACATCGGAAACTCCAGCGAAGCCGAGCCGCGGCAGCGCTCCGACAATGGCCTGCCCCTGGGGGTCGAGAATCTCGGCCTTGGGCATGACTTCGACGACGACACGGGCCACGTGCTGCTCCTTGTAGTAGTGCGCGAGCCCAGAGTGGAACACCGGGCACCCGGAAGTTTACCGGGCTACCTGCCTGCGGTTCGCATCGGACGAACGGGACGAGCCATGCGTGCAGGCGCATACTCGAATTCATGCGACTGACTCACTTCGGCCACAGCTGCGTCCTCGTCGAGTTGAACGGTTCCACCATCCTCTTCGATCCGGGCAACTTCTCGCACGGATTCGAGGGCATCACCGGACTGGACGCGATCCTGGTCACCCACCAGCACCCGGACCACGTCGACCAGCAGCGACTGCCCGCCCTCGTCGAGGCGAACCCCGGCGCGGCGCTGTACTCCGACCCGCAGACCGCGGCGCAACTCGGCGGCGCATGGACGGGGGTGCACGCCGGCGACGAATTCGACATCGGCGACGTGCACGTCACCGGCACCGGTGGGGCGCACGCGGTGATCCACCCCGACATCCCGGTGATCGACAACACGGCGTTCCTCCTCGGCGACGCCACCAACCCGGCCCGGCTGATGCACCCCGGCGACTCCCTG includes these proteins:
- the purS gene encoding phosphoribosylformylglycinamidine synthase subunit PurS; this encodes MARVVVEVMPKAEILDPQGQAIVGALPRLGFAGVSDVRQGKRFELEVDGSVDDAQLEKIAEALLANTVIEDWTVRRVEA
- a CDS encoding MBL fold metallo-hydrolase — encoded protein: MRLTHFGHSCVLVELNGSTILFDPGNFSHGFEGITGLDAILVTHQHPDHVDQQRLPALVEANPGAALYSDPQTAAQLGGAWTGVHAGDEFDIGDVHVTGTGGAHAVIHPDIPVIDNTAFLLGDATNPARLMHPGDSLFVPEQKVDVLALPAAAPWLKISEAIDYLRAVAPRVAVPIHQAIIANEATGIFYGRYTDMAPEGTEFRTMPSESSVEVA